A stretch of the Clostridium fungisolvens genome encodes the following:
- a CDS encoding sigma-70 family RNA polymerase sigma factor, whose protein sequence is MKEEFLIEDKNKFIEENLGFIYKTASFICKKQLDRRNDEEFSIAIEAFNKACDNFSEEKGNFFSYAKIVMRNSLIDFFRNSKNVPILYFEEEEGMKDIDNTISLDKYDREQEQKSRLEEISIYKEKLEEFKINFYELSKSSPSHKDTREDVLNAAVLCSRNKEIMNILYETKKLPIVQIIELTGRNRKFIEKWRKYMISLIILLSSNEYIYLKSYLNIRRKE, encoded by the coding sequence ATGAAGGAAGAGTTTTTGATTGAAGATAAGAATAAATTTATAGAAGAAAACTTAGGTTTCATATATAAAACTGCTTCTTTTATATGTAAAAAGCAGTTAGATAGGAGAAATGATGAAGAGTTCAGTATAGCCATAGAGGCTTTCAATAAAGCATGCGATAATTTTTCTGAAGAAAAAGGAAACTTCTTTTCGTACGCTAAAATAGTAATGCGAAATTCTTTAATTGATTTTTTTAGAAACTCTAAAAATGTTCCTATTTTGTATTTTGAAGAAGAAGAAGGTATGAAAGATATAGATAACACTATATCTTTAGATAAATATGATAGAGAACAAGAGCAAAAAAGTAGATTAGAAGAAATAAGCATATATAAAGAGAAGTTAGAAGAGTTTAAGATAAATTTCTATGAGCTTTCTAAAAGTTCTCCTAGCCATAAGGATACTCGAGAAGACGTGCTTAATGCAGCAGTACTATGCTCCAGAAATAAAGAAATAATGAACATCTTATATGAAACGAAAAAGTTACCTATAGTACAAATCATTGAACTTACTGGTAGGAATAGGAAGTTTATAGAAAAGTGGAGAAAATATATGATATCATTAATAATTCTGCTTTCTAGTAATGAATACATATACCTTAAGTCATATTTAAATATAAGAAGGAAGGAGTAG
- a CDS encoding leucyl aminopeptidase — protein MNIGFKKFGCTDGEAAIISLFEDRLQTPNSDVNTILEYAKNKGSFLGKFGEIYNFVRTIDGKTQDMVLVGLGKEETIDGEKIRRAIGKALKRAAELKNKKVFMRLIDTDKVELNLVVKAMVEGAGLSSYKFNKYKSEKNDDKDQKEFEFSLGSPNIDDIKALDVDKFIEEAKVLVETTILARDLVNEPANTIYPETLAEEAVKAGVKYGFETEVLEKEQICDLKMDAFLSVARGSKKKPRLIVMRYFGDNQNKNNILGLVGKGLTYDSGGYSLKPNDGMVTMKSDMGGAAAVIGAISAISKLKLKINVIAVVAACENMVSGKAYKPGDIIGSMAGKTIEVLNTDAEGRLTLADAVTYIIRKENVTEVIDLATLTGAALVALGTTTTAVVTNKDSFYEELVKASKVSGEKVWQLPAFDDYKKMIKSDIADLKNIGGRNAGTITAGLFIGEFVEDKPWLHLDIAGTAWTDAADDYSIKGGTGAGVRTLYELAKARA, from the coding sequence ATGAATATTGGATTTAAAAAATTTGGATGCACTGATGGTGAGGCAGCTATAATTTCTCTTTTTGAAGATAGATTACAGACTCCTAATAGTGATGTAAATACTATATTAGAATATGCTAAAAACAAAGGAAGCTTTTTAGGAAAGTTCGGTGAAATATATAATTTTGTTAGAACTATAGATGGCAAAACTCAGGATATGGTTTTAGTTGGCCTTGGTAAAGAAGAAACTATAGATGGAGAAAAAATTAGAAGAGCTATAGGGAAAGCTTTAAAAAGAGCTGCAGAACTAAAAAATAAGAAAGTATTCATGAGACTTATAGATACAGATAAAGTTGAATTAAACTTAGTTGTAAAAGCTATGGTTGAGGGAGCTGGACTAAGCTCATATAAATTTAATAAGTATAAGAGTGAAAAAAATGATGACAAAGACCAAAAAGAATTTGAATTTTCACTTGGAAGCCCGAACATAGATGATATTAAAGCTTTAGATGTAGATAAATTTATAGAAGAAGCTAAGGTGCTTGTTGAAACAACAATATTAGCGAGAGATCTTGTAAACGAACCTGCAAACACAATTTATCCTGAAACTTTAGCTGAAGAAGCTGTAAAAGCTGGAGTTAAATATGGATTTGAAACTGAGGTTCTTGAAAAAGAACAAATATGTGATTTGAAAATGGATGCTTTTTTATCTGTAGCTAGAGGTTCAAAGAAAAAACCAAGACTTATAGTAATGAGATATTTTGGTGATAATCAAAATAAAAACAATATCCTTGGACTAGTTGGAAAAGGACTAACTTATGATTCAGGTGGATATTCATTAAAACCAAATGATGGAATGGTAACAATGAAGTCAGATATGGGCGGTGCTGCTGCAGTTATAGGTGCAATAAGTGCAATATCAAAACTTAAGCTTAAGATTAATGTAATTGCTGTAGTAGCAGCATGTGAAAATATGGTGTCTGGTAAAGCCTATAAGCCTGGTGATATAATTGGGTCTATGGCTGGGAAAACTATAGAAGTTTTAAATACTGATGCAGAAGGAAGACTAACTTTAGCTGATGCGGTTACTTATATAATAAGAAAAGAAAATGTAACTGAAGTTATAGATTTAGCCACTCTTACTGGAGCTGCTTTAGTAGCTCTTGGAACTACAACAACTGCAGTAGTAACTAACAAGGATAGTTTTTATGAAGAACTTGTTAAAGCCTCAAAGGTGTCAGGAGAGAAGGTTTGGCAACTACCTGCATTTGATGACTATAAAAAAATGATAAAGTCTGACATTGCTGATCTTAAGAATATAGGGGGAAGAAACGCAGGAACGATAACTGCAGGACTTTTCATAGGAGAATTCGTTGAAGATAAGCCATGGCTTCATCTTGATATAGCAGGAACTGCATGGACTGATGCTGCAGATGATTACTCTATAAAGGGTGGAACTGGAGCTGGAGTAAGAACTCTATATGAATTAGCAAAGGCTAGAGCTTAG
- a CDS encoding VanW family protein: MGRRLFCEINPLTYRISVCKEQIKRYIKWWFGGQIYAREKSHSKLPILIYEHNSLIRRKLGNVDQRLQENKATNLMLTTPKVDSILIRPGETFSFWKLVGKCTKSKGYLEGLTINNSGTSSGVGGGMCQFTNLIHWMILHSDLTIVEHHHHNEFDLFPDYNRALPFGTGTSIVYNYLDYQFKNNTNNTYQIITYTTDTHLCGELRSLYDQQYSYHIVEKDAYFSIEDNNYYRNNEVFRRIINKIDGNIIEERLLIKNHSKVMYDSKYIDRELIKR; encoded by the coding sequence ATGGGTAGAAGATTATTTTGTGAGATAAATCCTTTAACATATAGGATTTCAGTATGTAAAGAACAGATTAAAAGGTATATTAAATGGTGGTTTGGTGGACAGATATATGCAAGGGAAAAAAGCCATAGTAAACTTCCAATATTGATATATGAACATAATTCACTAATAAGGAGAAAGCTTGGTAACGTTGATCAGAGGCTACAAGAAAATAAGGCAACCAACTTAATGCTGACAACTCCAAAAGTTGATAGCATTTTAATAAGGCCTGGAGAGACATTCTCATTTTGGAAGCTTGTAGGGAAATGCACTAAATCAAAAGGCTATTTAGAAGGGCTTACTATAAACAATAGCGGTACAAGCAGTGGAGTAGGTGGAGGAATGTGCCAGTTTACAAATTTAATACATTGGATGATTCTTCACAGTGATCTTACTATTGTAGAACATCATCATCATAATGAATTCGATCTGTTCCCGGATTATAATAGAGCTCTTCCTTTTGGAACAGGCACATCTATAGTATATAACTACCTTGATTATCAGTTCAAAAATAACACCAACAATACTTATCAGATAATAACGTATACTACGGATACTCATTTATGTGGAGAACTACGAAGTTTATATGATCAACAATACTCATATCATATAGTTGAAAAAGACGCGTACTTTTCGATAGAAGACAATAATTATTATAGAAACAACGAAGTGTTTAGGAGAATAATTAATAAAATTGATGGTAATATAATTGAAGAGAGATTACTAATAAAAAACCATTCAAAGGTTATGTATGATAGTAAGTATATAGATAGAGAATTAATTAAACGATAA
- a CDS encoding HD domain-containing protein, producing MTEIIQKTAEMLEKKFSGEGSGHDWWHIYRVWQNAKNIAAFEKCDKDIVELAALLHDIADWKFNDGDEKAGSRVAKLWLEGLNVESETIDRVCYIIDNVTFKGAKVVGHMNSIEGMIVQDADRLDAIGAIGIGRAFAYGGFKGREMYNPNVTYEMHDSFEAYKNSESNTINHFYEKLLLLKDMMNTERGKMLADERHKFMQLFLDEFYKEWNGEL from the coding sequence ATGACGGAAATAATACAAAAAACTGCAGAAATGCTAGAAAAAAAGTTCAGTGGTGAGGGAAGTGGCCATGATTGGTGGCATATATATAGAGTTTGGCAGAATGCTAAAAATATAGCAGCTTTTGAAAAATGCGATAAAGACATTGTTGAATTAGCTGCATTATTACATGATATTGCAGATTGGAAGTTTAATGATGGAGATGAGAAGGCAGGCAGTAGGGTTGCGAAGTTATGGCTTGAAGGGTTAAATGTTGAGTCGGAGACTATAGATAGAGTATGTTATATTATAGATAATGTAACTTTTAAAGGAGCAAAAGTTGTTGGACATATGAATTCCATAGAAGGAATGATAGTTCAAGATGCAGATAGATTAGATGCAATAGGCGCTATAGGAATAGGAAGAGCTTTTGCTTATGGTGGATTTAAAGGTAGAGAGATGTACAACCCAAATGTGACATATGAAATGCACGATAGCTTTGAGGCTTATAAGAACAGTGAGAGTAATACCATAAATCATTTTTATGAAAAACTTCTTTTGCTGAAAGATATGATGAATACAGAACGTGGAAAAATGTTGGCAGATGAAAGACATAAGTTTATGCAACTGTTTTTAGATGAATTTTACAAAGAGTGGAATGGAGAGCTATAA
- a CDS encoding DUF5667 domain-containing protein yields the protein MKKKYILALSLMFSLSFSVPAFAADTTTTTTTTNKATDYKSYAGLTPNSIFYPLDKAIENIELRFTKDPNKKIEKLLEIQKERLGEIQTLVEKDKKDLVPIALAGLEDVTSQTQTEVSKAITDTNIVKSTADSDTTTSDTNATAGSTSELNKEMDSIDSTSKSIEDTNTDSIEILDSVKDQLPQEEQDKLSSVIEMQKQKKEAVKQMVSAIHDLNTARKHLNEANKALKYATKSGDSNAIEKAQEALNAANATFTQKQTDLETAKTNKQSVIQQAKVNKDSDTTTKESDSDDTATTPTTESKSSNSNTSNEGSSSTAISSTSAVQAPTPTAKKATNAKESSTTEVKKKEDSEKKVSSEKKETRDSEQEVKKTEHSNEKDKEND from the coding sequence ATGAAGAAAAAATATATCTTAGCATTATCATTAATGTTTTCATTATCATTTTCTGTTCCAGCTTTTGCGGCAGATACTACTACTACTACTACTACTACTAACAAGGCCACAGATTATAAATCTTACGCTGGATTAACACCAAACAGCATATTCTACCCTTTGGACAAAGCTATAGAAAATATCGAACTAAGATTCACAAAAGATCCTAATAAAAAGATAGAGAAATTACTGGAAATTCAAAAAGAAAGACTAGGAGAAATACAAACACTAGTAGAAAAAGATAAGAAAGATCTAGTTCCAATAGCTTTAGCAGGTTTGGAAGATGTGACTTCGCAGACCCAAACAGAGGTATCAAAAGCTATAACTGATACCAACATCGTCAAATCAACTGCTGATTCAGATACTACAACTTCTGATACTAATGCCACTGCTGGTAGTACATCAGAACTAAATAAAGAAATGGATTCAATTGACTCAACAAGTAAGTCCATTGAAGATACTAACACAGATTCTATTGAAATTCTTGACTCAGTAAAAGATCAGCTTCCTCAGGAAGAACAAGACAAATTATCTTCAGTAATTGAAATGCAAAAGCAAAAGAAAGAAGCTGTTAAGCAAATGGTATCTGCTATACATGATCTTAACACTGCTAGAAAGCACTTAAACGAAGCCAACAAGGCTTTAAAGTACGCTACTAAATCTGGTGATTCTAATGCAATAGAAAAGGCTCAGGAAGCATTAAATGCAGCTAATGCTACATTTACACAAAAGCAAACTGATCTTGAAACAGCAAAAACAAATAAGCAATCAGTTATACAACAAGCAAAGGTAAATAAAGACTCTGATACTACAACTAAAGAATCTGATTCTGATGATACTGCAACTACACCAACTACAGAATCAAAATCTTCAAATAGCAATACAAGCAATGAAGGGTCATCTAGCACAGCAATTAGTTCTACTTCAGCTGTTCAAGCACCTACTCCAACAGCAAAAAAGGCTACTAATGCCAAGGAAAGTTCCACTACTGAAGTGAAGAAAAAAGAAGATAGTGAAAAGAAAGTATCCAGTGAAAAAAAAGAAACTAGGGATTCAGAGCAAGAGGTAAAAAAAACTGAACATTCAAATGAAAAAGACAAAGAAAATGATTAA
- a CDS encoding alpha/beta fold hydrolase: MKRWLKSTSLIIILSLILILAINYLQTFIIDNSLEAIPNNIAKIDNVNINYKITGNQSNPPILLIHGLFSSSDDYNSLAKRLSDKYRVVSVDLIGFGLSDKKEDLDYSTNNVAKLCKDLMNNLGYNKFSVLGHSMGGGIALLMALNHQDSIDKLILVDSTGLGEHIHINPPKFIIKEGMLTYFPQLAMYSLNFNNPKYINYDTFEKNLFYNRHLDSGTVQKLLDNCKSIDNLKDKLKDIHAKTLIIWGAKDNVLPVDNAYTFNDQIKDSKLSIISNCGHMPFAESEDLFVNELISFMSS; this comes from the coding sequence ATGAAACGTTGGCTAAAATCAACTAGTCTAATTATTATATTATCGCTTATATTAATTCTTGCCATAAATTATCTTCAAACATTCATAATTGATAATTCTCTTGAAGCAATACCAAATAATATTGCTAAAATAGATAATGTAAATATAAATTATAAAATCACTGGAAACCAAAGTAACCCGCCTATATTATTAATACACGGATTATTCTCATCTTCTGATGATTATAATAGTTTAGCCAAAAGATTATCAGACAAATATAGAGTAGTTTCAGTAGATTTAATAGGCTTTGGATTATCAGATAAAAAAGAGGATTTAGACTATAGCACCAATAATGTTGCTAAGTTATGCAAGGATCTAATGAATAACCTAGGATATAATAAGTTCTCTGTACTCGGCCATTCTATGGGTGGTGGAATTGCGTTATTGATGGCACTTAACCATCAAGATTCAATCGATAAACTTATACTAGTAGATAGTACTGGTCTTGGAGAACATATTCATATAAATCCTCCAAAGTTTATAATAAAAGAAGGAATGCTAACCTATTTTCCTCAGCTTGCTATGTATAGTCTCAACTTTAATAATCCTAAATATATCAACTATGATACCTTTGAAAAAAACTTATTCTATAACAGACATCTAGATAGTGGTACAGTACAAAAGTTATTGGATAATTGTAAATCTATCGATAATTTGAAGGATAAATTAAAAGATATACATGCTAAAACCTTAATAATTTGGGGTGCTAAAGACAATGTTCTTCCTGTAGACAACGCCTATACCTTTAATGATCAAATCAAAGACAGTAAGTTGTCTATAATATCTAATTGTGGGCATATGCCATTTGCAGAATCAGAAGATTTATTTGTAAACGAGCTGATCTCTTTTATGTCAAGCTAA
- a CDS encoding anti-sigma factor domain-containing protein, whose protein sequence is MKKNGVVVETKGSKVILLTETGEFALVKASNILPIKGEVYEGNIVSSQNTVKRLAVLAATFLMVFTFGIVDYYNPVKAVELDAKSKILIQANRWNRVVKVKVDDENFKVVMDKIKINNMTLADAVKEIISEAKNEKLIDSYSDINITSVKGKVDIAEVAKDINELKKLEIREDNANQKEQQKNQNDDNKNLNKDNNSINNKTENKESKPSNDENKKSTNEVDKTNNTNNTNTNDNRKSDDNKSNNSSQSDKEIKQNNGNSDNKTSKNTNEGKANSNGNKNKEENNKANLKDNGNR, encoded by the coding sequence ATGAAGAAGAATGGAGTAGTTGTTGAAACAAAAGGAAGTAAAGTTATATTGCTAACTGAGACTGGTGAGTTTGCACTTGTAAAAGCTTCTAATATTTTACCTATAAAGGGTGAAGTCTACGAGGGTAATATTGTTAGTAGTCAGAATACAGTAAAAAGACTTGCAGTCTTAGCTGCAACCTTCTTAATGGTGTTTACATTCGGTATAGTAGATTATTATAATCCTGTAAAAGCAGTTGAATTAGATGCTAAATCTAAAATATTAATACAGGCTAATCGTTGGAATAGAGTGGTTAAAGTTAAAGTAGATGATGAGAATTTTAAAGTTGTGATGGATAAAATTAAGATTAATAATATGACTTTAGCTGATGCAGTAAAAGAGATTATAAGTGAAGCTAAGAACGAGAAGTTGATAGATTCCTATTCGGATATAAATATAACATCAGTTAAAGGGAAAGTTGATATAGCAGAAGTTGCTAAAGATATCAATGAATTGAAGAAACTCGAGATAAGAGAAGACAATGCTAATCAAAAAGAGCAACAAAAAAATCAGAATGATGACAACAAGAATTTAAATAAAGATAACAATTCTATAAATAATAAAACTGAAAATAAAGAAAGTAAGCCTTCTAATGATGAAAATAAAAAGTCTACCAATGAAGTTGATAAAACAAATAACACAAATAACACAAATACTAATGATAATAGAAAAAGTGATGATAATAAAAGCAATAATTCAAGTCAATCAGATAAGGAAATAAAACAAAATAACGGAAACTCAGATAACAAAACTAGTAAGAATACAAATGAAGGTAAGGCCAACAGTAATGGAAATAAAAATAAAGAAGAAAATAACAAAGCTAATTTAAAAGACAATGGAAATAGATAA
- the nrdG gene encoding anaerobic ribonucleoside-triphosphate reductase activating protein, translated as MEDNMIRLSGIIHESLVNGPGIRRVFFSQGCKHNCKECFNPETHSFDGGELRNMDELIEELKSNPIISGVTFSGGDPFEQADKFSYMAQRIKALGLNIWCYTGYKFEYILNNLKDNEAWDKLINNIDVLVDGRFDVTLRDESIKYRGSSNQRVIDVKNSLSGGEIITLY; from the coding sequence ATGGAAGATAATATGATAAGACTTTCGGGTATAATTCATGAAAGTTTAGTAAATGGTCCTGGAATAAGAAGAGTTTTCTTTTCTCAGGGATGTAAACATAATTGTAAGGAGTGTTTTAATCCAGAAACACATAGCTTCGATGGTGGAGAGCTAAGAAACATGGATGAGCTTATAGAGGAGCTTAAAAGCAATCCAATAATAAGTGGTGTAACCTTTAGCGGTGGTGATCCTTTTGAACAAGCAGATAAGTTTTCTTATATGGCGCAGAGAATAAAAGCTCTAGGTCTTAATATATGGTGTTATACGGGCTATAAGTTTGAGTACATATTAAACAACTTAAAAGATAATGAAGCTTGGGATAAGCTTATAAATAATATAGATGTGTTGGTTGATGGAAGATTTGATGTAACATTAAGAGATGAAAGTATAAAGTATAGAGGTTCATCAAATCAACGTGTTATAGATGTTAAGAATTCGCTAAGTGGTGGTGAAATTATAACTTTATATTAG